Genomic DNA from Borreliella afzelii:
AATGCTAAATTTACAGGGTTTTTATTAGATGAACTTTTTGAAAGTCAAAGAGATTTAGTTAATAAACTTTTAAAAAGATATAAACAATTAAAAGGATAGTAAGGGGATTTTATGAATAATTTAGCTTATAGAACATACAATATAGAAAGTATAAAAAATGAGTTTTTAAACATAGGGTTTAGCGAGGAGGCAATAGATTTTGTTTTTCTTCATAATGATAATTACAGCTTTGAATATTTAAAAGAGAAAATAATTGATGTAGAGAAGACTTTACGAAAAGATATATCCAATTTAGATATTAAGATTGATACTGTAGAGAAGAATTTAAATACCAAAATAGATTTTGTAGAAAAAAATTTAAACTATAAAATAGATAGTGTTAATACCAAAA
This window encodes:
- the bdr gene encoding Bdr family repetitive protein; its protein translation is MNNLAYRTYNIESIKNEFLNIGFSEEAIDFVFLHNDNYSFEYLKEKIIDVEKTLRKDISNLDIKIDTVEKNLNTKIDFVEKNLNYKIDSVNTKIDSVNTKIDFVEKNLNTKIDSLDAKIGSLDTKIGSVNTKIDFVEKNLRKDLNMGNRLIHFMILTAAILGPILNALFMKYLQFIK